In Ruania zhangjianzhongii, the following proteins share a genomic window:
- a CDS encoding ABC transporter ATP-binding protein yields the protein MTGRSDTAEETTTAGTGAEVVLEARELVKDFAGRRRGLRREQMRAVDRVSLQLRRGEVTSLVGQSGSGKSTVGRILAQLIPPTSGEILLHGEPVAATGGRAFIRYTGTVQMTLQDPFASLNPVHRVSHVLGRALAIHHGARRKDEVEAKSLELLRKVELNPAEQYLHRFPHELSGGERQRVSFARALAAEPQVLLADEPVSMLDVTIRKEMLDLLDALRRSENLAVLYITHDLGSARAYSSQTLVMYHGVVVERGSSAAVIDEPQHEYTRRLLAAAPNPQRRLAG from the coding sequence ATGACGGGTAGAAGCGATACCGCCGAGGAGACCACGACGGCCGGGACCGGCGCCGAGGTCGTGCTCGAGGCACGAGAGCTGGTGAAAGACTTCGCCGGGCGGCGGCGTGGGCTGCGGCGCGAGCAGATGCGCGCCGTCGACCGGGTCTCGCTCCAGCTCCGGCGGGGCGAGGTCACCTCGCTCGTCGGCCAGAGCGGCTCGGGGAAGAGCACCGTCGGCCGCATCCTCGCCCAGCTGATCCCGCCGACCTCGGGGGAGATCCTGCTGCACGGTGAGCCGGTGGCGGCTACCGGCGGCCGGGCGTTCATCCGGTACACCGGCACCGTGCAGATGACGCTGCAGGATCCGTTCGCCTCGCTCAACCCGGTGCACCGGGTCAGCCACGTGCTCGGCCGCGCCCTGGCGATCCACCACGGTGCCCGGCGCAAGGACGAGGTGGAGGCGAAGAGCCTGGAGCTGCTCCGCAAAGTGGAGCTGAACCCCGCCGAGCAGTACCTGCACCGGTTCCCGCACGAGCTCTCCGGCGGTGAGCGCCAGCGGGTGTCCTTCGCCCGGGCACTGGCCGCCGAGCCCCAGGTGCTGCTGGCCGACGAACCGGTGTCCATGCTGGACGTGACCATCCGCAAGGAGATGCTCGACCTGCTCGACGCTTTACGCCGCAGCGAGAACCTCGCAGTGCTGTACATCACACACGATCTGGGCTCGGCACGTGCCTACTCCAGCCAGACCCTGGTGATGTACCACGGCGTGGTGGTCGAGCGCGGCAGCAGCGCAGCGGTGATCGACGAGCCACAGCACGAGTACACCCGGCGGCTGCTCGCCGCAGCCCCGAACCCCCAACGGCGTCTGGCCGGCTGA
- a CDS encoding exo-beta-N-acetylmuramidase NamZ family protein produces the protein MTHPSPRTGLSRVLENPSLIGTGPIALCGNYTAVTEDLRRGVDALVDAGLPVRCLLTPEHGYWGAVQAGESEGDGRDEPTGLPVLDTYQVSSPELDAMLQRTGTEQIVLDLQDIGTRFYTYTWTLFDLLCSAARTGHRVVVLDRPNPLEGRVAGPGLAPSCASFVGRVSIPLQHGLTIGELARWFNAVHVPEHTGTSADLDVITTGGHRDARGDQPWVLPSPNMPAPDTAVLYPATGLLEGTTLSEGRGTTKPFELFGAGWTDARLAAALAEQELPGVLVREAVFAPMFSTCAGQRVHGAQLHLIDRETFDPVRTGHTLLATIADLYPDQQLWREANAGRPPFLDLLWGSPALREGIDAGHSLAQILAVSPATPTPPADALLYSPDTRDPEAPA, from the coding sequence GTGACGCACCCGTCGCCACGGACCGGACTGAGCCGCGTGCTGGAGAACCCGAGCCTGATCGGAACCGGCCCGATCGCGCTGTGCGGCAACTACACCGCGGTCACCGAGGACCTGCGTCGCGGTGTGGACGCCCTCGTCGACGCCGGACTCCCGGTGCGCTGTCTGCTCACCCCGGAGCACGGCTACTGGGGCGCGGTCCAGGCCGGGGAGAGCGAGGGGGATGGCCGGGACGAGCCGACCGGACTGCCGGTGCTGGACACCTACCAGGTCAGCAGCCCGGAGCTGGACGCGATGCTCCAGCGCACCGGTACCGAGCAGATCGTTCTCGACCTGCAGGACATTGGCACCCGGTTCTACACCTACACCTGGACGCTGTTCGACCTGCTCTGCTCCGCCGCCCGCACCGGCCACCGGGTGGTGGTCCTGGACCGGCCGAACCCGCTCGAAGGCCGGGTGGCCGGGCCCGGGCTCGCGCCGAGCTGCGCGAGCTTCGTCGGCCGGGTCTCCATCCCGCTCCAGCACGGCCTGACCATCGGGGAGCTTGCCCGCTGGTTCAACGCCGTGCACGTACCCGAACACACCGGCACCTCGGCCGACCTGGACGTCATCACCACCGGGGGCCACCGGGACGCACGCGGGGATCAGCCGTGGGTGCTGCCCTCACCCAACATGCCCGCCCCGGATACTGCCGTGCTCTACCCGGCGACCGGACTGCTGGAGGGCACCACGCTGTCCGAGGGCCGGGGCACCACCAAACCGTTCGAGCTGTTCGGTGCCGGCTGGACCGACGCCCGGCTCGCCGCCGCCCTGGCCGAGCAGGAGCTGCCTGGCGTGCTGGTGCGCGAGGCGGTCTTCGCGCCGATGTTCTCCACGTGCGCCGGCCAGCGAGTGCATGGCGCGCAGCTGCACCTGATCGACCGCGAGACGTTCGACCCGGTCCGCACCGGCCACACTCTGCTGGCCACCATCGCCGATCTCTACCCCGACCAGCAGCTCTGGCGGGAGGCCAACGCCGGGCGGCCGCCGTTCCTCGATCTGCTCTGGGGCAGCCCGGCGCTGCGCGAGGGCATCGACGCCGGCCACTCGCTGGCCCAGATCCTCGCCGTCAGCCCGGCCACGCCCACGCCCCCTGCCGACGCTCTGCTCTACTCCCCCGACACCCGAGACCCGGAGGCACCTGCGTGA
- a CDS encoding PIG-L deacetylase family protein, whose protein sequence is MTSRTILAVGGHIGDMDLAAGPLLAQNALDGGRSVLLALTPGERGHPRLSVAEYKEQKIAEAHAFAAGIGAEVIVYDDLSDGFLHCTDELAARLARDIRTIGPDLLLAHWGRSMHTDHEQASLLAERARFLAGLPGWEEDPDATDGPGRRHGVGQLLYTENWEDAEGFVATRYAPVSEQARNLWHEAISGQAFARGETYGFRYIDYYGAQLITRGCLTRASYAVALADSGHRLREV, encoded by the coding sequence GTGACATCCAGAACCATCCTCGCCGTCGGCGGGCACATCGGCGATATGGACCTCGCCGCCGGTCCGCTGCTCGCCCAGAACGCGCTCGACGGCGGACGGTCCGTGCTCCTCGCCCTCACGCCGGGCGAGCGGGGCCACCCACGCCTGAGCGTGGCCGAGTACAAGGAGCAAAAGATCGCCGAAGCGCACGCCTTCGCTGCCGGAATCGGCGCCGAGGTGATCGTCTACGACGACCTCTCCGACGGGTTCCTGCACTGCACCGACGAGCTGGCCGCCCGGCTCGCCCGGGACATCCGCACCATCGGCCCGGACCTGCTGCTCGCACACTGGGGCCGCAGCATGCACACCGACCACGAACAGGCCAGCCTGCTCGCCGAACGGGCCCGGTTCCTCGCCGGACTGCCCGGGTGGGAGGAGGACCCCGACGCCACTGACGGCCCCGGCCGCCGGCACGGGGTAGGCCAGCTGCTCTACACCGAGAACTGGGAGGACGCCGAGGGTTTCGTCGCCACCCGGTACGCCCCGGTCTCGGAGCAGGCCCGGAACCTCTGGCACGAGGCGATCAGCGGCCAGGCCTTCGCCCGCGGGGAGACCTACGGCTTCCGCTACATCGACTACTACGGCGCGCAGCTGATCACCCGGGGCTGCCTGACCCGGGCGAGCTACGCCGTCGCCCTGGCCGATTCCGGCCACCGGCTGCGGGAGGTGTGA
- the murQ gene encoding N-acetylmuramic acid 6-phosphate etherase yields MTHSKQQKLRLATLATERVDEQYRDLDRRTAREVLTALNDAEAQVPIAVSAVLDELALLVEAVAEGIRSGGRLVYVGAGTSGRLGVLDAAECPPTFHVSPETVQGLIAGGRGAVFTAVEGAEDSTEQGVADIERLGIQPEDTVVGIAASGRTPYVLAAVAAARKAGARTAGIACNTNSALGAAVDHPLEVEVGAEVIAGSTRLKAGSATKQLLNMLSTAVMVRIGKTYQNLMVDLAVTNAKLRDRGERLLVRITGCERAEAARALRAAGDRIPVAAVMIARQVDREAAEVLLASHGGRLAPILDGD; encoded by the coding sequence ATGACGCACAGCAAGCAGCAGAAGCTCCGGTTGGCCACGCTGGCCACCGAGCGGGTGGACGAGCAGTACCGGGACCTGGACCGGCGGACCGCCCGGGAGGTGCTGACGGCACTCAACGACGCCGAGGCGCAGGTGCCGATCGCGGTGAGCGCGGTCCTCGACGAGCTGGCGCTCCTGGTGGAGGCGGTGGCCGAGGGGATCCGCAGCGGCGGGCGGCTGGTGTATGTGGGAGCGGGCACCTCCGGTCGGCTCGGGGTGCTGGATGCCGCCGAGTGCCCACCCACGTTCCACGTCTCTCCGGAGACGGTGCAGGGCCTGATCGCCGGCGGCCGGGGGGCGGTCTTCACCGCGGTGGAGGGGGCGGAGGATTCCACCGAGCAGGGTGTCGCGGACATCGAGCGACTCGGCATCCAGCCAGAGGACACGGTGGTCGGGATCGCGGCGAGCGGTCGCACCCCGTACGTGCTGGCCGCAGTGGCCGCGGCCCGGAAGGCCGGTGCGCGCACGGCCGGGATCGCCTGCAACACCAATTCTGCGCTGGGCGCCGCGGTGGACCACCCGTTGGAGGTGGAGGTCGGTGCCGAGGTGATCGCCGGTTCCACCCGGTTGAAGGCGGGCTCGGCCACGAAACAGCTGCTGAACATGCTGTCCACAGCGGTGATGGTGCGGATCGGCAAGACGTACCAGAACCTGATGGTCGATCTGGCGGTCACCAACGCCAAGCTGCGGGACCGGGGGGAACGGCTGCTGGTGCGGATCACCGGCTGCGAGCGGGCCGAGGCGGCGCGTGCACTGCGCGCCGCCGGTGACCGGATCCCGGTGGCCGCCGTGATGATCGCCCGGCAGGTCGACCGGGAGGCCGCGGAGGTGCTGCTCGCCAGCCACGGCGGCCGGCTCGCTCCGATCCTGGACGGCGACTGA
- a CDS encoding dipeptide/oligopeptide/nickel ABC transporter permease/ATP-binding protein, which translates to MRLRSWLPTSGKVLAGLIIVIFFALVAIVGPMLTPYGPRASGGEILAPPSAEHWLGTTQTGQDVFAQFVYGSRVSLAVGVFAGVVSQVVSILIGVVGGYFRGLVDDLMYILTAVFLVMPGMPLLIVLTGYLPSRGMVSVAVVIAITSWAGSARVLRAQTMSLRRRDFVEAARATGESRVRIIVSEIMPNALPLIASGFLFSVIAGILSEAGLSFLGLGSLTSTSWGSMLYFAQNAQAFLIGAWWWFVPPGLAIAVIGAGLALINFGIDEYANPRLRTGKSRAKAAPVPLAGATAGEAATAKTAAEAITSPDAPSDVLPVPEAQPQIRTGGSEGEPVIEVQHLVVDYATAEGRVHAVQDVSLTLRRGELLGLAGESGSGKSTLTNAITQLLRPPAEVTSGSITYHREIRATGKAPKRQEVDLLHLPAEELRQFRWTELSIVFQSAMNALNPVMRVSAQFDDVLRVHRPQMRPAARAELARTMLTKVGVDPDRITAYPHELSGGMKQRVAIAIALVCDPDVIVMDEPTTALDLLVQREVLDQVMALRDEFGFAIIFTTHDLALLLEVSDTIAVMQRGRLVEYGAATDVYTDPRHPYTQALLRSLSDLGALV; encoded by the coding sequence ATGCGACTGCGATCCTGGCTGCCCACGTCCGGCAAGGTGCTCGCCGGACTGATCATCGTGATCTTCTTCGCCCTGGTGGCGATCGTCGGGCCGATGCTCACCCCGTACGGGCCGCGCGCCAGCGGCGGGGAGATCCTCGCGCCGCCCTCGGCCGAGCACTGGCTCGGTACCACCCAGACCGGACAGGACGTGTTCGCCCAGTTCGTCTACGGCTCCCGGGTATCCCTCGCGGTCGGTGTGTTCGCGGGTGTGGTCTCCCAGGTGGTGTCCATCCTCATCGGGGTGGTCGGCGGGTACTTCCGCGGCCTGGTGGACGATCTGATGTACATCCTCACCGCGGTGTTCCTGGTGATGCCAGGAATGCCGCTGCTGATCGTGCTCACCGGCTACCTGCCCTCCCGCGGAATGGTCTCGGTGGCAGTGGTCATCGCGATCACCTCCTGGGCTGGATCGGCACGGGTGCTGCGCGCGCAGACCATGTCGCTGCGCCGGCGCGACTTCGTCGAAGCGGCCCGCGCCACCGGCGAGTCCCGGGTGCGGATCATCGTCAGCGAGATCATGCCGAACGCGCTACCGCTGATCGCCTCGGGCTTCCTGTTCTCGGTGATCGCCGGCATCCTCTCCGAGGCCGGCCTGTCCTTCCTCGGTCTCGGTTCGCTGACGTCCACCAGCTGGGGCTCGATGCTCTACTTCGCCCAGAACGCCCAGGCGTTCCTGATCGGGGCGTGGTGGTGGTTCGTCCCACCAGGTCTGGCGATCGCGGTGATCGGCGCCGGACTGGCGCTGATCAACTTCGGCATCGACGAGTACGCCAACCCGCGGCTGCGCACCGGGAAGAGCCGCGCCAAGGCTGCTCCCGTCCCGCTCGCCGGTGCGACCGCCGGTGAGGCCGCCACCGCCAAGACGGCCGCCGAGGCGATCACGTCCCCCGATGCCCCCTCCGACGTGCTCCCGGTACCCGAGGCCCAGCCGCAGATCCGCACCGGGGGCAGCGAGGGGGAACCGGTGATCGAGGTGCAGCACCTGGTGGTGGACTACGCGACCGCAGAAGGGCGCGTGCACGCGGTCCAGGACGTCTCCCTGACGCTGCGCCGCGGAGAGCTGCTCGGCCTGGCCGGAGAGTCCGGGAGCGGCAAGTCCACGCTCACCAACGCGATCACCCAGCTGCTACGCCCACCGGCGGAGGTGACCAGCGGTTCGATCACCTACCACCGGGAGATTCGGGCCACCGGCAAAGCGCCGAAGCGGCAGGAGGTGGACCTGCTGCACCTGCCTGCCGAGGAACTGCGCCAGTTCCGCTGGACCGAGCTCTCGATCGTGTTCCAGAGCGCGATGAACGCCCTGAACCCGGTGATGCGCGTCTCCGCCCAGTTCGACGATGTGCTCCGGGTGCACCGGCCACAGATGCGACCGGCGGCCAGGGCGGAGCTGGCCCGCACGATGCTCACCAAGGTGGGCGTCGATCCCGACCGGATCACCGCTTACCCGCACGAGCTCTCCGGCGGGATGAAGCAGCGGGTCGCGATCGCGATCGCGCTGGTCTGCGACCCGGACGTGATCGTGATGGACGAGCCGACCACAGCACTGGACCTGCTGGTACAGCGGGAGGTGCTGGACCAGGTGATGGCGCTGCGGGACGAGTTCGGCTTCGCGATCATCTTCACCACTCACGATCTCGCCCTGCTGCTGGAAGTCTCCGACACGATCGCGGTGATGCAGCGCGGGCGGCTGGTGGAGTACGGCGCCGCGACCGACGTCTACACCGACCCGCGGCACCCGTACACGCAGGCACTGCTGCGTTCACTCTCTGACCTTGGAGCGCTGGTATGA
- a CDS encoding ABC transporter substrate-binding protein, translating to MRVRRLTTAAAALTGAALILTACSGGGDGSGGSGGEGGEVQPLTIHANSSNSYQRNFNPFSTSVLHGARGMIYEPLVASSPQFEEPVPWLAESVEFNDDGTVMTYTLRDGVTWSDGEEFNAEDVEFTFTMFVDQPATNLSALDVVGATATDDLTVEIEFSEPMFAFEHAVGNSLIVPEHIWSEIEDPIETTNEEPVGTGPFLLEDFEQQLYTMTKNEDYWAADEVEVEQLRYPANTDQTFTTSLQAGEIDWSGGFVANIDDIFVAQDPENRGYWYPGGGLVSLTPNTQEAPFDDPELREALSLAMDRDQISEVAMQGYTPAAHPTGLPQPAYQDSLSADYADAAFARDVEAANQILDDAGYERGADGVRTTPDGEAMSYPLEIPSDWVDWVTISQLLVEQYAEVGIEIVPQGVSFEAWVETRNSGNFALTISATAIGQSPFDMYRSMMSSEYASDGAVRQNFSRFYNDDADAALDAYAGTDDEAEQQAALDSLEQIMVEQLPLVPMIQSPNWFQYTSERWEGWPTEENPYAFGAPFQNPDIMLVVRNLTPAQ from the coding sequence ATGAGAGTCCGACGACTCACCACCGCGGCCGCCGCACTCACCGGCGCCGCACTGATCCTCACCGCCTGCTCCGGCGGCGGGGACGGTTCCGGCGGTTCCGGCGGCGAAGGAGGTGAGGTCCAGCCGCTGACCATCCACGCCAACTCCTCGAACAGCTACCAGCGCAACTTCAACCCGTTCTCCACCAGCGTGCTGCACGGGGCACGCGGGATGATCTACGAGCCGTTGGTTGCCTCCAGCCCACAGTTCGAGGAGCCGGTGCCCTGGCTGGCCGAGAGCGTGGAGTTCAACGACGACGGCACGGTGATGACGTACACGCTGCGCGACGGAGTCACCTGGTCCGACGGTGAGGAGTTCAACGCCGAGGACGTGGAGTTCACCTTCACCATGTTCGTGGACCAGCCGGCCACGAACCTGTCCGCGCTGGACGTGGTCGGGGCCACCGCCACCGATGACCTCACCGTGGAGATCGAGTTCTCCGAGCCGATGTTCGCCTTCGAGCACGCGGTGGGAAACTCACTGATCGTACCGGAGCACATCTGGTCCGAGATCGAGGACCCGATAGAGACCACGAACGAGGAGCCGGTCGGCACCGGCCCGTTCCTGCTGGAGGACTTCGAGCAGCAGCTGTACACGATGACCAAGAACGAGGACTACTGGGCCGCGGACGAGGTCGAGGTGGAGCAGCTGCGCTACCCGGCGAACACCGACCAGACGTTCACCACCAGCCTGCAGGCCGGGGAGATCGACTGGTCCGGCGGCTTCGTGGCGAACATCGACGACATCTTCGTGGCCCAGGACCCGGAGAACCGCGGCTACTGGTACCCGGGCGGCGGGCTGGTCAGCCTCACCCCGAACACCCAGGAGGCACCGTTCGACGACCCGGAGCTGCGCGAGGCGCTCAGCCTGGCGATGGACCGGGACCAGATCTCCGAGGTGGCGATGCAGGGGTACACCCCCGCCGCCCACCCGACCGGTCTGCCGCAACCGGCCTACCAGGACTCGCTCAGCGCCGACTACGCCGACGCGGCCTTCGCTCGGGACGTGGAGGCTGCCAACCAGATCCTCGATGACGCCGGCTATGAGAGGGGTGCGGACGGGGTGCGCACCACCCCCGACGGCGAGGCGATGTCCTACCCGCTGGAGATCCCCTCGGACTGGGTGGACTGGGTCACGATCAGCCAGCTGCTGGTGGAGCAGTACGCCGAGGTCGGTATCGAGATCGTGCCGCAGGGTGTCTCCTTCGAGGCCTGGGTAGAGACCCGGAACTCGGGCAACTTCGCCCTGACCATCTCCGCGACCGCGATCGGGCAGAGCCCGTTCGACATGTACCGGTCGATGATGAGCTCGGAGTACGCCAGCGACGGTGCGGTACGGCAGAACTTCAGCCGCTTCTACAACGACGACGCCGACGCAGCGCTGGACGCGTACGCCGGTACCGACGACGAGGCGGAGCAGCAGGCCGCACTGGACTCGCTGGAGCAGATCATGGTGGAGCAGCTCCCGCTGGTCCCGATGATCCAGTCGCCGAACTGGTTCCAGTACACCAGCGAGCGCTGGGAGGGCTGGCCCACCGAGGAGAACCCGTACGCCTTCGGGGCTCCGTTCCAGAACCCGGACATCATGCTGGTGGTCCGGAACCTCACCCCGGCGCAGTGA
- a CDS encoding ABC transporter permease, with product MKYLLRKIALYAFIAWAAVTLNFLIPRLMPGDPVTLLIERTEGRISPEAMAAIAESYGITDAPLHEQYWTYLQNLFAGDLGLSIGFHPTPVAEIVMGALPWTLGLVGVTTIISFFVGTGLGVVLAWRRGSWTDHALPTLTFLNAVPYFWMALILVLLLSVNADIFPVAGAYDVSVDRAWSWEFISSVLYYGTLPAITIVIASFAGWVLSMRNMTVTVLGEDFVTMAEAKGLPKRMVLVNYAARNAILPSVTGFALALGAVVGGSMLTEVIFNYPGVGYTLFQAVQNQDFPLMQGLFLIISLAVIVANLLADIVYIFLDPRTRQEA from the coding sequence GTGAAGTATCTGCTGCGCAAGATCGCGCTGTACGCGTTCATCGCCTGGGCGGCGGTGACGCTGAACTTCCTCATCCCCCGGCTGATGCCCGGGGACCCGGTGACGCTGCTGATCGAACGCACCGAGGGGCGAATCAGCCCCGAGGCGATGGCGGCGATCGCCGAGAGCTACGGCATCACCGACGCTCCGTTGCACGAGCAGTACTGGACGTACCTGCAGAACCTGTTCGCCGGTGACCTGGGGCTCTCGATCGGGTTCCACCCCACTCCGGTGGCCGAGATCGTCATGGGTGCGCTGCCGTGGACCCTCGGCCTGGTGGGCGTCACCACCATCATCAGCTTCTTCGTCGGCACCGGGCTGGGGGTGGTGCTCGCCTGGCGTCGCGGCTCCTGGACCGACCACGCGCTGCCCACGCTGACCTTCCTGAACGCGGTGCCGTACTTCTGGATGGCGCTCATCCTGGTGCTGCTGCTCTCGGTGAACGCAGACATCTTCCCGGTCGCCGGCGCCTACGACGTGTCCGTCGACCGCGCCTGGAGCTGGGAGTTCATCTCCTCGGTGCTGTACTACGGCACGCTGCCGGCGATCACCATCGTGATCGCCTCGTTCGCCGGCTGGGTGCTGAGCATGCGGAACATGACCGTCACCGTGCTCGGCGAGGACTTCGTCACGATGGCCGAGGCCAAGGGGCTGCCGAAGCGGATGGTGCTGGTCAACTACGCCGCTCGGAACGCAATCCTGCCGTCGGTGACCGGGTTCGCGCTGGCGCTCGGCGCCGTCGTCGGCGGCTCGATGCTCACCGAGGTGATCTTCAACTACCCCGGAGTTGGCTACACGCTGTTCCAAGCAGTGCAGAACCAGGACTTCCCGCTGATGCAGGGCCTGTTCCTGATCATCTCCCTGGCGGTGATCGTGGCGAACCTGCTCGCCGACATCGTCTACATCTTCCTCGACCCGCGCACCCGTCAGGAGGCCTGA
- a CDS encoding serine hydrolase domain-containing protein produces MSTGTPLQARLQDLLDGATSAAIATPPGQAEPVDGAPGAAALIAHRGEVLAQAHSGWAVAFAADGRLLPEPEREPVRPDQLWDVASVTKLFTAVCVLAHAEAGVLDLDRPVAEDLPEFAASDPDRARVLPRHLLTHTAGLPSVLPLWRRRGSRDQLAGQILRTPLLRAPGEQHEYSCVGYLTLGLLLERRTGRPLPELVQTCVTGPLGMADTGYTPPPGRPVAATEYQHDPARGLVRGQVHDETAWALGGAGNAGIFSTPADLLRFAEEVRTGAHGLLGDTSRTLLRTGTLTAAETARIGYDQAIGFRLGQESLTGSTEAGPLGHSGFTGTAVVIDPGRELVSVLLSNRVHPRRESFTVERLRAELAGLARTG; encoded by the coding sequence GTGAGTACCGGGACACCGCTGCAGGCTCGCCTGCAGGACCTGCTCGACGGCGCCACCTCAGCGGCGATAGCCACCCCACCCGGGCAGGCCGAACCGGTCGACGGCGCGCCGGGGGCAGCGGCGCTGATCGCCCACCGGGGCGAGGTGCTCGCCCAGGCGCACTCGGGCTGGGCGGTGGCGTTCGCCGCGGATGGCCGGTTGCTCCCCGAGCCCGAGCGTGAGCCGGTGCGGCCGGACCAGCTCTGGGACGTGGCCTCGGTGACCAAGCTGTTCACCGCCGTCTGCGTGCTGGCCCACGCCGAGGCAGGAGTGCTCGACCTGGACCGCCCGGTGGCCGAGGACCTGCCCGAGTTCGCCGCCAGCGATCCGGATCGTGCCCGGGTACTGCCGCGGCACCTGCTCACCCATACCGCCGGCCTGCCGTCGGTGCTGCCGTTGTGGCGACGCCGCGGCAGCCGTGACCAGCTCGCAGGGCAGATCCTGCGGACCCCGCTGCTCCGGGCACCGGGGGAGCAGCACGAGTACTCCTGCGTCGGCTACCTGACCCTCGGGCTGCTGCTGGAGCGCCGCACCGGCCGCCCGCTGCCCGAACTGGTGCAGACCTGCGTCACCGGCCCGCTCGGGATGGCCGATACCGGGTACACACCACCGCCCGGCCGTCCGGTAGCGGCCACGGAGTACCAGCACGACCCAGCGCGCGGTCTGGTCCGCGGCCAGGTGCACGACGAGACCGCATGGGCACTCGGCGGGGCCGGGAACGCCGGGATCTTCTCCACACCTGCCGACCTGCTGCGGTTCGCGGAGGAGGTACGCACCGGTGCCCACGGCCTGCTCGGGGACACCAGCCGCACCCTGTTGCGCACCGGTACGCTCACCGCTGCCGAGACGGCGCGGATCGGCTACGACCAGGCGATCGGGTTCCGGCTCGGGCAGGAGTCGCTGACCGGTAGCACCGAGGCCGGCCCGCTCGGCCACAGCGGCTTCACCGGCACCGCTGTGGTGATCGACCCGGGCCGCGAGCTGGTCAGTGTGCTGCTGTCCAACCGGGTGCACCCGCGCCGGGAGTCGTTCACCGTCGAGCGGCTGCGCGCCGAGCTCGCCGGCCTGGCCCGCACCGGCTGA
- a CDS encoding GNAT family N-acetyltransferase — translation MTTTYRSHRSGDAAALAALTTVAMPQDAVDTDWFTENVLLDAGFQPEGLIIAEHDGAPIGFVYAVTTAGAAPREDAPGGWLTIGCVHPDHRGRGVGTELLERAGRYLHDRGAAWVNVAAYAPAYFVPGLDAVAYPEAARLLDRHGFTRLYTAAAMSMELSTYRTPTEVLDLAEQREAEGYQLGPAAPDDLPEVLQFAGDHFAPDWAQAVRDAVLRHGHLERLRIVRGPQGIAAFAIYGAYRGLRERFGPFGVDESLRGTGLGKILLHHTLTAMRAEGAQSAWFLWTGEESPAGHLYRRTGFTVTRRFDVLRREPAHLPTQTTRERSV, via the coding sequence ATGACCACCACCTACCGCAGCCACCGCAGCGGCGATGCAGCAGCACTGGCCGCACTCACCACCGTCGCGATGCCGCAGGATGCGGTCGATACCGACTGGTTCACCGAGAACGTGCTCCTGGACGCGGGCTTCCAGCCCGAGGGGCTGATCATCGCAGAGCACGACGGCGCACCGATCGGTTTCGTCTACGCGGTCACCACCGCGGGAGCTGCTCCGCGCGAGGACGCCCCCGGCGGCTGGCTCACCATCGGCTGCGTACACCCCGACCACCGCGGCCGCGGCGTGGGCACCGAGCTGCTCGAACGCGCCGGCCGGTACCTGCACGATCGAGGTGCCGCCTGGGTGAACGTGGCCGCCTATGCCCCCGCCTACTTCGTGCCCGGACTGGACGCTGTCGCCTACCCGGAGGCAGCCCGGCTGCTGGACCGGCACGGCTTCACTCGTCTCTACACCGCAGCGGCGATGTCGATGGAACTGAGCACCTACCGCACACCCACCGAGGTGCTCGACCTGGCCGAGCAGCGCGAGGCCGAGGGCTACCAGCTCGGCCCGGCCGCCCCGGACGACCTGCCCGAGGTGCTCCAGTTCGCCGGTGACCACTTCGCCCCGGACTGGGCCCAGGCGGTGCGCGACGCTGTGCTCCGGCACGGCCACCTGGAGCGGCTGCGGATCGTCCGTGGCCCGCAGGGGATCGCTGCCTTCGCCATCTACGGCGCCTATCGGGGGCTGCGGGAGCGGTTCGGGCCGTTCGGGGTGGACGAGTCCCTGCGCGGCACCGGACTGGGCAAGATCCTGCTGCACCACACGCTGACCGCGATGCGCGCCGAAGGGGCGCAGAGCGCGTGGTTCCTCTGGACCGGAGAGGAATCCCCTGCCGGTCACCTGTACCGGCGCACCGGGTTCACCGTGACACGTCGCTTCGACGTGCTGCGGCGCGAACCTGCCCATCTACCCACCCAGACCACGAGGGAGAGGTCCGTATGA